A window of the Equus asinus isolate D_3611 breed Donkey chromosome 20, EquAss-T2T_v2, whole genome shotgun sequence genome harbors these coding sequences:
- the MSANTD4 gene encoding myb/SANT-like DNA-binding domain-containing protein 4, with amino-acid sequence MKQLKRKRKSNFSVQETQTLLKEITKRKEVIFSKQLNTTINVMKRMAWEEIAQCVNAVGEGEQRTGTEVKRRYLDWRALMKRKRMKANIKLVGSGFPLPTSDLDDSLTEEIDEKIGFRNDANFDWQNVADFRDPGGSLTEVKVEEEERDPQSPEFEIEEEEEMLSSVIPDSRRENELPDFPHIDEFFTLNSTPSRSAYDEPHLLVNIEKQKLELEKRRLDIEAERLQVEKERLQIEKERLRHLDLEHERLQLEKERLQIEREKLRLQIVSSEKPSLENELGQGEKSILQPQDIETEKLKLERERLQLEKDRLQFLKFESEKLQIEKERLQVEKERLRIQKEGHLQ; translated from the exons ATGAAGCagttgaaaaggaaaaggaaaagcaatttcAGTGTTCAAGAAACTCAGACCCttttgaaagaaattacaaaaaggaaagaagtgatTTTTTCCAAGCAGCTCAATACAACAATTAACGTGATGAAGCGAATGGCGTGGGAGGAGATTGCGCAGTGTGTGAATGCTGTAGGAGAAGGGGAGCAGAGGACGGGGACGGAAGTGAAAAGAAGGTACCTGGACTGGCGAGCACTTATGAAGAGAAAGAGGATGAAGGCGAACATTAAGCTGGTTGGGTCAGGGTTTCCCCTTCCCACATCTGATTTAGATGACTCTCTCACTGAAGAGATAGATGAGAAGATTGGATTCCGAAATGATGCAAATTTTGATTGGCAAAATGTGGCAGATTTCAGGGATCCAGGTGGATCCTTAACTGAGGtcaaagtggaagaggaagaaagagatccCCAGAGTCCTGAA tttgagattgaggaggaagaagaaatgctGTCCTCAGTCATACCAGATTCCAGGAGGGAAAATGAACTTCCTGATTTTCCCCACATCGATGAGTTTTTTACACTGAACTCAACACCCTCTAGGTCTGCGTATGATGAGCCCCATTTGCTTGTAAACATAGAGAAACAGAAACTAGAGTTGGAAAAGCGGCGACTGGATATCGAGGCCGAAAGACTGCAGGTAGAAAAGGAACGCCTGCAGATCGAGAAGGAGAGGCTGCGGCATTTAGACCTGGAGCACGAGCGGCTTCAGCTGGAGAAGGAGCGGCTGCAGATtgagagggagaagctgaggtTACAGATAGTCAGCTCAGAGAAACCGTCATTGGAAAACGAACTTGGTCAAGGAGAAAAGTCCATACTTCAGCCACAggacatagaaacagagaagttaaAACTTGAGAGAGAACGCTTGCAACTGGAAAAAGATAGGCTGCAGTTTCTGAAATTTGAATCGGAGAAGCTGCAGATTGAAAAGGAGCGCTTACaagtggagaaagagagactTCGGATTCAGAAGGAAGGACACTTGCAGTGA